The Gemmatimonadota bacterium genome has a window encoding:
- a CDS encoding alanine:cation symporter family protein: protein MELMERGIVFFADTAWSYLLYLLIGGGLFLLLYSRFMPLRHFKHSIEIIRGKYDDPNEPGDITHFQALVSALAATIGMGNISGVAVAIAVGGPGAMFWMWVSALVGIATKFFTCSLAIMYRGKDSAGKTQGGPMYVVQEGLGPSWKPLAFFFAVVAVIGCLPLFQVNQLVQIMRDVIFVPMGVVGEDHFWFDLTAGVVLVLLVGTVIFGGITRIADVASRVVPAMVILYMFCALWIIVANLPDVPRYLMLIVTDAFSGEAAAGGAVGAVIMTGVRRAAFSNEAGIGTESLVHGATKTREPTREGLVAMLEPVIDTMIVCTCTALVIMMTGVWQTTSDNGVTLTANAFESAMPGFGSYMLIVCVLFFSTSTIFTYSYYGTKCLGFLVGARWQFLYNYFYVGCIIAASVASLDTAISMIDGTFALMAIPTMLSALLLSPKVMAAIRDYRKRFQLG from the coding sequence ATGGAGCTAATGGAACGTGGTATCGTCTTCTTCGCCGATACCGCCTGGTCGTATCTGCTGTACCTCCTGATCGGCGGCGGCCTGTTTCTCCTGCTGTACTCCCGTTTCATGCCGCTCAGGCATTTCAAGCACTCTATTGAAATCATCCGCGGTAAATACGACGACCCGAACGAACCCGGCGACATCACGCATTTCCAGGCGCTGGTCAGCGCCCTCGCCGCCACCATCGGGATGGGCAACATCTCCGGTGTGGCCGTCGCCATCGCGGTCGGCGGGCCGGGCGCCATGTTCTGGATGTGGGTCAGCGCCCTCGTGGGCATCGCGACCAAGTTCTTCACCTGCTCCCTGGCCATCATGTACCGGGGCAAGGACAGCGCCGGCAAAACGCAGGGCGGGCCGATGTACGTCGTCCAGGAGGGACTGGGCCCGAGTTGGAAACCCCTGGCCTTTTTCTTCGCCGTCGTGGCGGTGATCGGGTGCCTGCCCCTGTTCCAGGTCAACCAGCTGGTGCAGATCATGCGCGACGTGATCTTCGTCCCCATGGGCGTGGTCGGCGAAGATCATTTCTGGTTCGACCTCACGGCCGGCGTGGTGCTGGTGCTGCTCGTCGGCACCGTCATATTCGGCGGTATCACCCGGATCGCCGACGTCGCCTCCCGCGTCGTCCCGGCCATGGTGATCCTGTACATGTTCTGCGCCCTGTGGATCATCGTAGCGAACTTACCGGATGTCCCGCGGTACCTCATGCTGATCGTCACCGACGCCTTCTCCGGAGAAGCCGCGGCGGGCGGTGCCGTGGGCGCGGTCATCATGACCGGCGTGCGCCGCGCCGCCTTCTCGAACGAAGCGGGCATCGGCACCGAATCCCTCGTCCACGGCGCGACGAAGACCCGGGAACCCACGCGCGAGGGCCTGGTCGCCATGTTGGAGCCCGTCATCGACACCATGATCGTGTGCACCTGCACGGCCCTCGTAATCATGATGACCGGGGTATGGCAGACGACGTCCGACAACGGCGTGACGCTGACGGCCAACGCCTTCGAATCCGCCATGCCGGGCTTCGGTTCCTACATGCTGATCGTGTGTGTGCTCTTCTTCAGCACCAGCACCATATTCACCTATTCCTATTACGGAACGAAGTGCCTCGGCTTCCTGGTCGGGGCCCGGTGGCAGTTTCTGTACAACTATTTCTACGTAGGCTGCATCATCGCCGCCTCGGTCGCTTCACTGGATACCGCCATCAGCATGATCGACGGCACGTTCGCCCTGATGGCCATCCCCACCATGCTCTCGGCCCTGCTCCTGTCGCCCAAAGTGATGGCGGCGATTCGGGACTACCGGAAACGCTTTCAACTGGGATAA
- a CDS encoding N-acetylmuramoyl-L-alanine amidase, which produces MDGRYKKAVLNKTYVYYLAITMVLIPRKYSSLVLVRTPVWLICLALLWSVSFDPEVLEAAPATPSAPATSSALTALAAPPAPATPKIVDIQNRLPRSFRKRLRKSSRFIVIHSTESGLRSALNTVSRRGYSNYLVARNGTIYRILDKKYRSHHAGLSMWNGLRDISSHSIGIELVGYHNDPFSASQYDALKWLIEVLQRVYKIPDYHVLEHYRVAYGRPNRWVKRLHRGRKKDPGVFNFSRARAGLTSEDPRNSILYDPDVRAGRLIPDPDIDIARVRLVDRGRYDIEVAQLSENVITRRNTAWRIARGHYDEASTVYHFPNGTVMRGNQIRNWDRIPVGTKVYLNRDRTEDVKAVTAVVPVIIQGTTAFDIAGTAYRRSDTYYIFPTGTIKHGRQVRRWDRIPPGTRVLVRYNAPVALNSAGRQAVRRNDTVFLVPRSEVLVAANVPDTSRLAGGTLVFTRK; this is translated from the coding sequence ATGGACGGCAGGTATAAAAAAGCGGTACTAAACAAAACATATGTTTATTATCTTGCCATCACGATGGTCCTGATCCCAAGGAAATACAGCTCCCTCGTGCTGGTCCGCACGCCGGTCTGGCTCATCTGCCTGGCCCTGCTCTGGTCCGTTTCCTTCGATCCGGAAGTCCTCGAGGCGGCCCCGGCAACCCCCTCGGCCCCGGCAACTTCGTCGGCCCTGACGGCCCTGGCAGCCCCCCCGGCTCCGGCGACTCCGAAAATCGTCGACATTCAAAATCGCCTACCCCGGTCCTTCAGGAAACGCCTCCGCAAATCCAGTCGTTTCATCGTAATACACAGCACGGAATCGGGGTTGAGAAGTGCATTGAACACTGTTTCGCGCAGGGGGTACTCCAACTACCTCGTCGCCCGCAACGGGACCATCTATCGAATCCTGGACAAGAAGTACCGTTCGCACCACGCGGGTCTGAGCATGTGGAACGGGCTGAGGGACATCAGCAGCCATTCCATCGGCATCGAACTGGTGGGATACCACAACGACCCCTTTAGCGCGTCCCAGTACGATGCCCTGAAATGGTTGATCGAAGTATTGCAGCGGGTGTACAAGATTCCCGATTACCATGTGCTGGAACACTACCGTGTCGCCTACGGCAGGCCGAACAGGTGGGTAAAACGGCTCCACCGCGGACGCAAGAAAGATCCCGGCGTGTTCAATTTCAGCCGGGCCCGGGCCGGCCTGACCTCGGAGGATCCGCGCAACAGCATACTCTATGATCCGGACGTCAGGGCGGGGCGGCTCATTCCGGATCCCGACATCGATATTGCCCGGGTTCGCCTCGTGGACCGCGGGAGGTACGACATAGAAGTCGCCCAGCTGTCCGAAAACGTCATTACCCGGCGCAACACGGCGTGGCGCATCGCCCGCGGGCACTATGACGAGGCCTCGACGGTGTACCATTTCCCCAACGGGACGGTCATGCGGGGGAACCAGATCAGGAACTGGGACCGGATCCCGGTCGGGACGAAGGTCTATCTCAACCGTGATCGCACCGAAGATGTGAAGGCGGTCACCGCCGTCGTACCCGTCATCATCCAGGGAACCACGGCCTTCGACATCGCCGGTACGGCTTACCGGCGCTCCGACACCTACTACATCTTTCCAACGGGCACGATAAAACACGGTAGGCAGGTCCGCCGATGGGACCGCATTCCGCCGGGGACGCGGGTGCTTGTCCGATACAACGCGCCGGTCGCGTTAAACAGCGCCGGCCGCCAGGCCGTACGTCGGAACGATACCGTGTTCCTGGTGCCCCGCAGCGAAGTACTGGTCGCCGCCAACGTGCCGGATACCTCCCGGCTTGCGGGCGGCACCCTGGTCTTCACCAGGAAATAG
- the dgoD gene encoding galactonate dehydratase translates to MRISDVKVFPVWGGSRNYLIVKVETDEGIYGIGESGLTWCELAVKEIVHALRDRLVGQDPVRKEHLWQVMFRGGFFPGAHALSAAVSAIDIALWDIHGKALGVPVYELLGGLCRDKAVCYTHCGGDGPSGALVDQARSRMEDGWKFIRWGLPHEGNVLEPTRAVRTGIALFQALREALGDDVELICDVHTRLDPPDAVAFCRAAEPYRPFFIEDPLRSENKSSYRMLRQHVAVPLGVGEHFTSKWEFRELIEEDLINYARTDLCLVGGLTEARKVAGWCETHYIDLAPHNPLGPVSTAACLHLSLASSNFAVQELPQLPGMLPEVFPVQVEWKEGYLLPPARPGLGVEFDEEAAKRHPYQPARGHMLQREDGSFTNW, encoded by the coding sequence ATGCGCATTTCCGACGTCAAAGTCTTTCCGGTCTGGGGCGGAAGCCGAAACTATCTCATCGTCAAGGTGGAGACGGACGAGGGCATCTACGGGATCGGTGAAAGCGGCCTGACCTGGTGCGAACTGGCCGTCAAGGAGATCGTCCACGCCCTCCGCGACCGGCTCGTCGGCCAGGACCCGGTGCGCAAAGAACACCTCTGGCAGGTGATGTTCCGCGGCGGTTTCTTTCCCGGCGCCCACGCCCTTTCCGCCGCGGTCAGCGCCATCGACATCGCCCTCTGGGATATACACGGCAAAGCGCTCGGCGTGCCCGTCTACGAGTTGCTCGGCGGCCTGTGCCGGGACAAGGCGGTCTGTTATACCCACTGCGGCGGCGACGGTCCGTCCGGGGCGCTGGTCGACCAGGCGCGCAGCCGGATGGAAGACGGCTGGAAGTTCATCCGCTGGGGGTTGCCCCACGAAGGCAACGTACTGGAGCCCACCCGGGCGGTGCGTACGGGCATCGCGCTGTTCCAGGCCCTCCGGGAAGCCCTGGGCGACGACGTCGAATTGATCTGCGACGTCCATACCCGTCTCGACCCGCCCGATGCGGTCGCATTCTGCCGTGCCGCCGAACCCTACCGTCCCTTTTTCATCGAAGATCCCCTGCGTTCCGAAAACAAGTCGTCCTACCGCATGCTCCGGCAGCACGTCGCCGTACCCCTCGGTGTCGGCGAACACTTCACCAGCAAATGGGAATTCCGGGAACTGATCGAGGAAGACCTGATCAACTACGCCCGCACAGACCTCTGCCTCGTGGGCGGATTGACCGAGGCGCGCAAGGTCGCAGGCTGGTGCGAGACCCACTACATCGACCTGGCGCCGCACAATCCCCTCGGCCCCGTGTCCACGGCGGCCTGCCTGCACCTGAGTCTGGCGTCATCGAACTTCGCCGTGCAGGAACTGCCCCAGCTGCCGGGCATGCTCCCGGAGGTCTTCCCCGTCCAGGTCGAATGGAAAGAAGGCTACCTGCTGCCGCCTGCCCGACCCGGTCTTGGGGTGGAGTTCGACGAAGAGGCCGCCAAACGACATCCGTACCAACCGGCCCGGGGTCACATGCTGCAGCGCGAAGACGGATCTTTCACGAACTGGTAA
- the msrB gene encoding peptide-methionine (R)-S-oxide reductase MsrB, producing MPRQDEAVAQDKSGKVEKVTIVEVASDGTKKGAVTVDKVVRTKDEWKERLTDEQYYVTREKGTERAFTGKYNKHNEDGVYKCIGCGTPLFSSRTKYESGTGWPSFYEPVAEENIDEKQDLSYGMIRTEVLCKRCDSHLGHVFTDGPQPTGLRYCMNSASLDFEPEK from the coding sequence ATGCCGAGACAGGACGAGGCGGTGGCCCAGGACAAGTCCGGTAAGGTTGAGAAGGTGACCATTGTCGAGGTCGCTTCCGACGGAACGAAGAAAGGAGCCGTTACGGTGGATAAAGTGGTCAGGACCAAAGACGAATGGAAAGAGCGACTCACCGACGAGCAGTACTATGTCACCCGGGAGAAGGGCACGGAACGGGCCTTTACGGGTAAATACAACAAGCACAATGAAGACGGTGTCTACAAGTGCATCGGTTGCGGCACGCCGCTCTTCTCGTCCAGGACCAAGTACGAATCCGGCACAGGCTGGCCCAGTTTCTACGAGCCGGTCGCCGAAGAGAACATCGACGAGAAGCAGGACCTCAGCTACGGCATGATCCGTACAGAGGTGTTGTGCAAGCGATGCGACTCTCACCTGGGGCACGTGTTTACCGACGGCCCGCAGCCAACGGGCCTGCGGTACTGCATGAATTCCGCTTCCCTGGACTTTGAGCCCGAGAAGTAG
- a CDS encoding serine hydroxymethyltransferase, producing the protein MQDFSAIQQRDEELYGLLVAERERQRDGIELIPSENYVSPAILEAMGSVLTNKYSEGYPGKRYYGGQQYIDKIENLARRRAKELFGAEHVNVQCYSGSPANTAVMFGLLDYGDTIMGMKLDQGGHLTHGLHVNYSGKSYNVVSYGVQRETGRIDMDEVRDLALEHRPKLIISGATAYPRQFDFEAFKAISDEVGAVPMADISHISGLIVGGVHPSPLPFTDVVTTTTHKTLRGPRSAIIMCHKKYAKDIDRAVFPGLQGGPHDHITAAKALTFKEAMRPEFMDYARQIVANAKALAEALLGHGFDLVSGGTDNHLVLVDLTNKGIIGKDAETALDKAGLTVNKNTVPFDTRSPFSPSGIRIGTPAATTRGMKEPEMKQIACWIDTAIENHGNDEKLSSIHDEVRELCAGFPVPGISTAGAALMQEIGTG; encoded by the coding sequence ATGCAGGACTTTTCCGCGATACAGCAACGAGACGAAGAACTATACGGCCTGCTGGTGGCCGAGCGCGAACGCCAGCGGGACGGGATCGAACTCATCCCTTCGGAGAACTACGTCTCGCCGGCCATCCTGGAAGCCATGGGGTCCGTCCTGACCAACAAGTACTCCGAAGGATACCCGGGCAAGCGGTACTACGGCGGGCAGCAGTACATCGACAAGATCGAGAACCTGGCCCGCCGGCGGGCGAAGGAACTCTTCGGCGCCGAGCACGTCAACGTGCAGTGCTACTCCGGCAGCCCGGCCAATACCGCGGTCATGTTCGGCCTGCTGGACTACGGCGACACGATCATGGGCATGAAGCTCGACCAGGGCGGCCACCTGACCCACGGGCTCCATGTCAACTACTCCGGCAAGTCCTATAACGTGGTCTCCTACGGGGTGCAACGGGAAACGGGCCGCATCGACATGGACGAGGTCCGCGACCTGGCCCTCGAGCACCGGCCGAAGCTGATCATCTCCGGGGCCACGGCCTACCCTCGGCAGTTCGACTTCGAGGCGTTCAAGGCCATCTCCGACGAGGTCGGGGCCGTGCCCATGGCCGACATCTCCCATATCTCCGGTCTCATCGTGGGGGGCGTCCATCCGAGTCCGCTGCCCTTCACGGACGTCGTCACCACGACCACCCACAAGACGCTGCGGGGTCCGCGCAGCGCGATCATCATGTGCCACAAGAAATACGCGAAGGATATCGACCGGGCCGTGTTCCCGGGGCTGCAAGGCGGCCCCCACGATCACATCACGGCGGCCAAGGCGCTGACCTTCAAGGAGGCCATGAGGCCGGAGTTCATGGACTATGCCCGCCAGATCGTGGCCAACGCGAAGGCCCTGGCCGAGGCATTGCTCGGGCACGGTTTCGATCTCGTTTCCGGCGGGACCGACAACCATCTCGTCCTGGTGGATCTGACCAACAAGGGCATCATCGGCAAGGACGCCGAAACCGCCCTCGACAAGGCCGGACTGACCGTGAACAAGAACACGGTGCCCTTCGACACGAGATCGCCCTTCAGCCCGAGCGGGATCCGCATCGGCACGCCCGCGGCCACGACGCGAGGGATGAAGGAACCCGAGATGAAGCAGATCGCCTGCTGGATCGACACGGCAATCGAAAACCACGGAAACGACGAGAAACTATCGTCGATCCATGATGAGGTCAGGGAACTCTGTGCCGGTTTCCCCGTCCCCGGGATTTCCACGGCCGGGGCGGCGCTCATGCAGGAGATTGGCACCGGTTAG
- a CDS encoding twin-arginine translocation signal domain-containing protein has product MDPSLQAILDEAGKSTTRSKDREALTRRAFLKQAAFAAAAMATPFPVLADPYAPQAGSNAAAGAHPVRPVRPVRVSGRVTAGRVSLAGVAVTDGLTVTSTDADGRFEIVSNTLQTFVSISTPDGYAIAQNPSGTASFYRPIMADGSGEMAARFELEALDGSDDRHGFLVLSDPQTQDAYEMGLFHAETVPDVRETAAALADRRLFGVGCGDIMFDDLTLYPEYERGVGQMGMPFFQVVGNHDLDFGPTDDGSVRTFCRHFGPNYYSFDRGEVHYIVLDNVFWHGQGYIGYVTDDQLNWLAQDLALVEAGRTVAVFNHIPQYTTRHIRTGDGSPSISSTTVNRERMYRMLEPYRAHVFSGHVHEHEHIFEGGVHEIVQGTVCGAWWSGPICWDGTPSGYGVYEVDGSDIRWRYKSTGLDENHQMRVYLRGADPGAPDEIVANIWDWEPDWRVVWYEDGMRRGAMARRPGTDPLSESIHRGPDLPERRPWVDPVPTNHLFYAPVSPDAGKVVVEATDRFGRTYTEELG; this is encoded by the coding sequence ATGGACCCCAGCCTTCAGGCGATTTTAGATGAAGCAGGCAAATCAACGACCCGTTCCAAAGACCGGGAAGCCCTGACCCGGCGCGCCTTTCTCAAGCAGGCGGCCTTCGCGGCCGCGGCGATGGCGACGCCCTTTCCCGTGCTGGCGGATCCGTACGCGCCGCAGGCCGGAAGTAACGCGGCGGCCGGCGCGCATCCCGTCCGCCCGGTCCGCCCGGTGCGCGTCTCCGGACGCGTCACAGCCGGCCGCGTGAGTCTGGCCGGGGTCGCGGTCACGGACGGGTTGACGGTCACGTCAACAGACGCGGACGGACGCTTCGAAATCGTTTCCAATACGCTTCAGACTTTCGTTTCGATCTCCACGCCCGACGGATACGCCATAGCACAGAATCCAAGCGGCACGGCCTCCTTCTACCGGCCGATCATGGCGGACGGGTCGGGGGAGATGGCCGCGCGCTTCGAACTCGAGGCCCTGGACGGATCGGATGATCGCCACGGATTCCTGGTCCTCTCCGATCCCCAGACCCAGGACGCCTACGAAATGGGCCTCTTCCACGCGGAGACGGTCCCCGACGTGCGGGAGACCGCTGCCGCGCTGGCCGACCGCCGGCTGTTCGGCGTGGGCTGCGGGGATATCATGTTCGACGACCTGACCCTGTATCCGGAGTACGAACGGGGCGTAGGTCAAATGGGCATGCCTTTCTTCCAGGTCGTCGGCAACCACGACCTGGACTTCGGCCCGACCGACGACGGATCCGTCCGCACGTTCTGCCGCCATTTCGGCCCCAACTACTATTCCTTCGACCGGGGAGAAGTCCACTACATCGTGCTGGACAACGTGTTCTGGCACGGCCAGGGCTACATCGGTTACGTGACCGACGATCAGCTCAACTGGCTCGCCCAGGACCTTGCCCTGGTGGAAGCCGGCCGGACCGTGGCGGTGTTCAACCACATCCCCCAGTACACTACGCGCCATATCCGAACCGGCGACGGCAGTCCGTCCATCTCGTCCACGACCGTGAACCGCGAGCGCATGTACCGGATGCTCGAGCCCTACCGGGCCCACGTGTTCTCCGGCCACGTGCACGAACACGAACACATCTTCGAAGGCGGGGTGCACGAAATCGTCCAGGGCACGGTCTGCGGCGCCTGGTGGAGCGGTCCCATCTGCTGGGACGGGACGCCCAGCGGGTACGGTGTCTACGAGGTCGACGGATCGGATATCCGATGGCGCTACAAGTCCACGGGACTGGACGAGAACCACCAGATGCGGGTCTATCTCCGCGGCGCCGATCCGGGGGCGCCGGACGAGATCGTGGCGAACATCTGGGACTGGGAACCCGATTGGCGGGTCGTCTGGTATGAAGACGGCATGCGGAGAGGCGCCATGGCCCGCCGGCCGGGCACCGATCCCCTGTCGGAGTCCATCCACCGCGGGCCAGACCTGCCCGAACGCCGTCCCTGGGTGGATCCGGTCCCCACGAATCACCTGTTCTACGCGCCCGTGTCACCCGACGCAGGGAAGGTGGTGGTCGAGGCCACGGACCGCTTCGGCAGGACGTACACAGAAGAATTGGGTTGA
- a CDS encoding c-type cytochrome: MQLHYRYFAVPLCLIGLFLARPAFADQVNGANPVTGTRPLDGAKLYEQACAACHGSDGRGRPLEERGFALELPDFTDCEFASREPDPDWHAVIHEGGPVRAFDRMMPAFGDALTDEEIYAILGHVRTFCTNDNWPRGEFNVPKPLFTEKAFPEDETVFNVRLDTDESKAVVIEPLYEKRFGPRGMIEAKVPFGRRQTGGDDGTEIGFGDLTVGYRYALYHNLDRGNAFSIGGEVVLPTGDEDDGFGTGSTKLEPHVSFVQLLPGDAFFQSQVQMDFAVTGSAPDKGIVRTAIGRTITEGEFGRAWSPMVELLASRETVSGADVTLDLVPQMQVALNTRQHILLNVGVRVPVANSQGRKSQIVMYLLWDWFDGGFRDGW, translated from the coding sequence ATGCAACTACACTACAGATACTTTGCGGTGCCGCTCTGTCTCATCGGTCTTTTTCTGGCGCGGCCTGCCTTCGCCGACCAGGTAAACGGGGCCAATCCCGTTACCGGAACCAGACCCTTGGATGGAGCAAAACTCTATGAACAGGCCTGTGCGGCCTGCCACGGTTCGGACGGAAGGGGACGGCCGCTCGAGGAACGTGGCTTCGCCCTGGAGCTTCCGGACTTTACGGACTGCGAATTCGCGTCCCGCGAACCTGATCCCGACTGGCACGCCGTGATCCATGAAGGCGGGCCGGTGCGGGCCTTCGACCGCATGATGCCTGCCTTCGGGGATGCCCTGACGGACGAGGAGATATACGCCATCCTCGGGCACGTCCGCACCTTCTGCACCAACGACAACTGGCCCCGCGGCGAATTCAACGTGCCCAAGCCCCTGTTTACCGAAAAGGCCTTCCCCGAAGACGAGACTGTATTCAACGTGAGGTTGGACACGGACGAAAGCAAGGCTGTGGTCATTGAGCCTTTGTACGAAAAGCGGTTCGGCCCCCGCGGCATGATCGAAGCGAAAGTGCCTTTCGGCCGGCGCCAGACCGGGGGAGACGACGGGACGGAGATCGGCTTCGGCGACCTTACCGTGGGCTACCGGTATGCGCTCTACCACAATCTGGATCGCGGGAACGCCTTCAGCATCGGCGGCGAAGTCGTACTGCCCACCGGCGATGAGGACGACGGCTTCGGTACCGGCTCGACGAAGCTGGAGCCCCATGTATCCTTCGTCCAGCTATTGCCCGGCGACGCATTTTTCCAGTCCCAGGTGCAGATGGACTTCGCCGTAACGGGGTCCGCACCGGACAAGGGTATTGTCCGCACCGCGATCGGCAGGACCATCACGGAAGGCGAATTCGGCCGGGCCTGGAGTCCCATGGTCGAGCTGCTCGCCTCACGCGAAACTGTTTCCGGGGCCGACGTGACGCTCGACCTGGTACCTCAAATGCAGGTGGCCTTGAATACGCGCCAGCATATCCTCCTCAACGTAGGCGTGCGGGTACCGGTCGCCAACAGTCAGGGCCGCAAGTCGCAGATCGTCATGTACCTGCTGTGGGACTGGTTCGACGGAGGATTCCGCGATGGTTGGTAG
- a CDS encoding DUF3830 family protein encodes MPRRIRLTFVDEDVSVEAELLEDEAPRTCQAVWDALPLEEEGIHAVYSGSEIAYFLSEDIVIPPENLTSRTLPGDICYYRLEPGLMHGWLDGITELCWFYGRDGRPNMPDGPVSVNLFARMVGDASDFCAVCYRIRREGAKRVRIERVV; translated from the coding sequence ATGCCGCGCAGGATTCGATTGACATTTGTCGACGAAGACGTTTCCGTCGAAGCCGAATTGCTCGAGGACGAGGCCCCGAGGACCTGTCAGGCGGTATGGGACGCCCTGCCCCTGGAGGAGGAGGGCATCCACGCCGTGTACTCGGGCAGCGAGATCGCCTACTTCCTGTCCGAGGACATCGTCATTCCGCCCGAGAACCTGACGAGCCGCACGTTGCCCGGTGATATCTGCTACTACCGCCTGGAACCGGGCCTGATGCACGGATGGCTGGACGGCATCACCGAACTGTGCTGGTTCTACGGAAGGGACGGTCGCCCCAACATGCCGGACGGCCCCGTCTCAGTAAACCTCTTTGCCCGGATGGTCGGAGACGCCAGTGACTTCTGCGCAGTGTGTTACCGGATACGCCGGGAAGGGGCGAAACGCGTACGGATCGAACGTGTCGTTTGA